From a region of the Streptomyces sp. B21-083 genome:
- a CDS encoding helix-turn-helix transcriptional regulator, which produces MTTDTPARLLQLLSLLQTPREWPGGELADRLRVSRRTVRRDIDRLRELGYPVQASKGSDGGYRLVAGKAMPPLVLDDEEAVAIAVGLRAGAGHAVEGLDEASVRALAKLEQVLPSRLRRRVSTLQAATTPLTSGDGAVIAPETLTVMASAIAGQERLRFAYRAKDGTPTKRLTEPHRLVSTGRRWYLVAYDLDRADWRTFRVDRVSDPLATGARFAARELPTGDAAEYLRQSMYARQEVYVFEATFAAPAAFVSAHLPAWLGVPEALDEHRCRVRASVGDPVEWLAVRLASVDCEFTVREPAELVVRLRELGARMTRAATN; this is translated from the coding sequence ATGACGACGGACACCCCGGCCCGGCTCCTTCAGCTCCTCTCCCTCCTCCAGACGCCCCGTGAGTGGCCCGGCGGTGAGCTCGCCGACCGGCTGCGGGTGTCCCGGCGTACCGTCCGGCGGGACATCGACCGACTTCGCGAACTCGGCTATCCCGTGCAGGCGAGCAAGGGTTCCGACGGCGGGTACCGGCTCGTCGCGGGCAAGGCGATGCCGCCGCTGGTGCTCGACGACGAGGAGGCGGTGGCGATCGCGGTCGGGCTGCGGGCGGGCGCCGGGCACGCGGTCGAGGGGCTGGACGAGGCCTCCGTGCGGGCGCTGGCCAAGCTGGAGCAGGTCCTGCCGTCCCGGCTGCGCCGGCGCGTCTCCACGCTCCAGGCCGCGACCACCCCGCTGACCAGCGGAGACGGTGCGGTCATCGCGCCCGAGACGCTCACCGTGATGGCCTCGGCGATCGCCGGCCAGGAACGGCTCCGGTTCGCCTACCGCGCCAAGGACGGCACCCCCACCAAGCGGCTGACCGAGCCGCACCGGCTTGTGTCGACCGGCCGCCGCTGGTATCTCGTCGCCTACGACCTCGACCGCGCCGACTGGCGCACCTTCCGGGTCGACCGGGTCAGCGACCCCCTCGCGACGGGCGCCCGTTTCGCCGCGCGCGAGCTGCCTACGGGCGACGCGGCGGAGTACCTGCGCCAGTCGATGTACGCGCGACAGGAGGTGTACGTGTTCGAGGCGACGTTCGCCGCCCCGGCCGCGTTCGTCTCCGCACATCTCCCCGCGTGGCTCGGCGTCCCCGAAGCCCTCGACGAGCACCGCTGCCGCGTCCGTGCCTCGGTCGGTGATCCGGTGGAGTGGCTGGCGGTGCGGCTCGCGTCGGTCGACTGCGAGTTCACGGTCCGGGAGCCCGCCGAACTGGTCGTACGGCTGAGGGAGTTGGGCGCCCGTATGACCCGGGCGGCGACCAACTGA